The Hevea brasiliensis isolate MT/VB/25A 57/8 chromosome 9, ASM3005281v1, whole genome shotgun sequence nucleotide sequence CAGCTAACAGCATTCAAATaggcaaatacagagtcataaatgcctaattctttcaaaatctgctcatccatatacttgtttgccaaaattgttttagaaactaatttctcataggcctttttcatacccatatccctaaaagcccaaggtaatggagaaattacctcctcAATAGTATCTGCAGATGACGCAGGTGCTGGAGAGTGTAAGGGAGACTGGGTTACTGGTGTTTGGACCGTGGTCTTTGGGGTTTGCGAGGAAGACCTGGTCCTTTTGCTAACTGGTTCAGAGGACTGAGGTGGAGAGTTTAAGTCGAAAGGGACAGAGGGTACTCGTTTTCGTTTTCCGACAGGGGTTTCTTTGAGTCTACCTGCGGCCCTTTTTGTTTTGCCTTTTGTTTTTGTTTGGGTAGGCGCAGGTTCTGGGGAATGGGTGTCGGGAATTGGTGTTTCATTTTGTGGCTCGGATTGCGGCGAGAGGGGAGTAGGCGAAATGAGAGGCGGTATTTGGCTTGGGGGTGGTGGCGGTGACTGAGGTGGTGGCGATTGTGGTAGTGGTGGCGTTTGTGGTGGTGGGGACTGAGGTAATGGCGGACTggggctggggttagggtttgtgggTAATGAGGATGGAATACCCATTTTAGATTTGACAGAATGTCGAAGTCCACTGAGTTTGGGTTTGTGAGAggaccacattttggttcttACCATTTTAATGAAAAGGAGGAAACCTTT carries:
- the LOC131182864 gene encoding proline-rich receptor-like protein kinase PERK10; amino-acid sequence: MWSSHKPKLSGLRHSVKSKMGIPSSLPTNPNPSPSPPLPQSPPPQTPPLPQSPPPQSPPPPPSQIPPLISPTPLSPQSEPQNETPIPDTHSPEPAPTQTKTKGKTKRAAGRLKETPVGKRKRVPSVPFDLNSPPQSSEPVSKRTRSSSQTPKTTVQTPVTQSPLHSPAPASSADTIEEGTSVQRSNPGIFEFPKAEFQTSSA